From one Leifsonia sp. 1010 genomic stretch:
- a CDS encoding VOC family protein, with translation MPSTLNPYLNFRSSAREAMDFYQSVFGGEVQRSTFAEFQMAQDPADNDLIMHSQLTTPGGFTLMAADVPAHMDFTEGSAISISLSGDDEAELTGYWEKLIEGGNVLEPLNKAPWGDSFGMAVDRYGVQWLINIAGAPQEAEG, from the coding sequence ATGCCGTCGACACTCAATCCGTATCTCAACTTCCGTTCGTCCGCCCGCGAGGCGATGGACTTCTACCAGTCGGTCTTCGGCGGAGAGGTGCAGCGCAGCACCTTCGCCGAGTTCCAGATGGCTCAGGATCCGGCCGACAACGACCTGATCATGCACTCGCAGCTGACGACGCCGGGCGGCTTCACGCTCATGGCGGCCGACGTACCCGCCCACATGGACTTCACCGAGGGCAGCGCGATCAGCATCTCGCTGAGCGGCGACGACGAGGCGGAGCTGACCGGCTACTGGGAGAAGCTCATCGAGGGCGGAAACGTCCTCGAGCCGCTCAACAAGGCGCCCTGGGGCGACAGCTTCGGCATGGCGGTCGACCGCTACGGCGTGCAGTGGCTGATCAACATCGCGGGCGCGCCGCAGGAGGCGGAGGGCTAG
- a CDS encoding FBP domain-containing protein: MHSLTEQQLRSSFVNASQRERKELTLPDLAQVRWDDIDYLGWRDRKLPALGYVVAEIDGAPVGVLLRQAEGRVRSRPQCSWCEDVHLPNDVLFFIAKRSGKAGRNGNTLGTLVCAEFQCSANVRRRPPTAYVGFDVEAARLARIEALREHVDAFVRRVMAE; this comes from the coding sequence ATGCATTCATTGACCGAGCAACAGCTCCGTTCCTCCTTCGTCAACGCGTCCCAGCGCGAGCGCAAGGAACTCACCCTTCCCGATCTGGCGCAGGTGCGCTGGGACGACATCGACTACCTCGGCTGGCGCGACCGCAAGCTGCCCGCCCTCGGGTACGTCGTCGCCGAGATCGACGGCGCACCCGTCGGCGTCCTCCTCCGTCAGGCGGAGGGCCGCGTCCGATCGCGCCCGCAGTGCTCCTGGTGCGAAGACGTGCACCTCCCCAACGACGTGCTCTTCTTCATCGCGAAGCGCTCCGGCAAGGCCGGCCGCAACGGCAACACCCTGGGCACGCTGGTGTGCGCCGAGTTCCAGTGCTCGGCCAACGTCCGGAGGCGCCCGCCGACCGCCTATGTCGGCTTCGACGTGGAGGCGGCCCGGCTCGCCCGCATCGAGGCCCTGCGGGAGCACGTCGACGCGTTCGTCCGCAGGGTGATGGCCGAGTGA
- a CDS encoding zinc-ribbon domain-containing protein — MPERVEQWWARRQWSKGVAVPYEVGRYRTDWERYPVLVRQYHPDLNHGITLTQVPPAADVYLVWECDSGHRFVATPEEQRARPGGTRRRSAWCPQCSEAAAPKPVRTVEPDAGLHVCGHARDLRRIENDPADDRCYLCRRLDREPLTREQLVSMAAPGSRVAVSNANSTAGTFSWQCDQGHPSYQTSIERILGGRRCPICRHARAGADAVPVGEAFVSRWAPTPASAAEPELKRRLAERLDIDLSKNAVRVAKPFHSHLEVWPDILLPDLRVAIEYDTTGRHGLEHVGPREASDRRKDRLLRASGWEVVRVRCGKLQPIGPYDVHTGGITDALVDRIVERLGEIRGDLFVAAYLR; from the coding sequence GTGCCGGAGAGGGTCGAGCAGTGGTGGGCGCGCCGCCAGTGGTCGAAGGGCGTTGCCGTGCCGTACGAGGTCGGGCGGTACCGCACCGACTGGGAGCGGTATCCCGTGCTCGTCCGCCAGTACCATCCCGACCTCAATCACGGGATCACGCTGACGCAGGTGCCGCCCGCGGCCGATGTCTACCTGGTGTGGGAGTGCGACTCCGGTCACCGGTTCGTCGCGACGCCGGAGGAGCAACGCGCGCGGCCCGGCGGGACGCGACGCCGATCGGCGTGGTGCCCGCAATGCTCCGAGGCGGCGGCGCCGAAGCCGGTGCGAACGGTGGAGCCGGACGCCGGACTCCACGTGTGCGGCCACGCCCGCGATCTGCGGAGGATCGAGAACGACCCGGCCGATGATCGCTGCTACCTCTGCCGCCGGCTCGATCGGGAACCGCTGACGCGGGAGCAGCTGGTGAGCATGGCCGCCCCCGGATCGCGCGTCGCCGTGTCCAACGCGAACAGCACCGCGGGGACGTTCTCGTGGCAGTGCGACCAGGGGCACCCGTCGTATCAGACGAGCATCGAGCGCATCCTCGGCGGGAGGAGGTGTCCCATCTGTCGACATGCCCGCGCGGGGGCGGACGCGGTGCCGGTCGGCGAGGCGTTCGTCAGCCGCTGGGCGCCGACGCCCGCCTCCGCGGCCGAACCGGAACTGAAGCGGCGTCTCGCGGAGCGGCTGGACATCGACCTCTCGAAGAACGCCGTCCGTGTCGCGAAACCCTTCCACTCCCACCTCGAGGTGTGGCCCGACATCCTCCTGCCCGACCTCCGCGTCGCGATCGAGTACGACACCACCGGGCGCCACGGACTCGAGCACGTCGGTCCGCGCGAGGCGTCGGACCGGCGCAAAGACCGTCTGCTGCGGGCGTCGGGATGGGAGGTGGTGCGCGTCCGCTGCGGCAAGCTGCAGCCGATCGGCCCCTACGACGTGCACACGGGCGGCATCACCGACGCGCTCGTGGACCGGATCGTCGAGCGCCTGGGGGAGATCCGCGGCGACCTCTTCGTGGCGGCGTACCTGCGCTGA
- a CDS encoding universal stress protein: MDEPAAEAADAAPDPGAPEMSGAIIVGVHRGQARAVLDEAARLAVEFERPLLCAYVSEDSYLTEWDPSDVAGESLHPTEVGSGEGEAVLALSAAIGSAIDERPDKPSSWALRLLAGDPAKALARLAAEVDARIIVVGTHRRGFSHTLENWLAGSVGAHLTHDQTVPVVVVPVTKDRNGPTLA; this comes from the coding sequence ATGGACGAGCCTGCGGCGGAGGCCGCGGACGCTGCGCCGGACCCCGGCGCTCCCGAGATGAGCGGCGCGATCATCGTCGGGGTGCACCGTGGCCAGGCCAGGGCGGTGCTCGACGAGGCAGCGCGGTTGGCTGTCGAATTCGAGCGTCCGCTGCTGTGCGCGTATGTCTCCGAGGACAGCTACCTGACCGAGTGGGATCCGTCGGACGTCGCGGGGGAGTCGTTGCACCCCACGGAGGTCGGGTCCGGCGAGGGCGAAGCGGTCCTCGCGCTGTCCGCCGCCATCGGATCAGCGATCGACGAACGGCCGGACAAGCCCTCGAGCTGGGCGCTCCGGCTGCTCGCCGGCGACCCGGCGAAGGCACTGGCGCGGCTGGCCGCGGAGGTCGACGCGCGCATCATCGTGGTCGGCACACACCGCCGAGGCTTCTCGCACACCTTGGAGAACTGGCTGGCCGGCTCGGTCGGCGCGCACCTGACGCACGACCAGACGGTCCCGGTCGTGGTCGTCCCGGTGACGAAAGACCGGAACGGTCCGACGCTCGCGTGA
- a CDS encoding diguanylate cyclase domain-containing protein, translated as MKEPIRTPGRIQSFGMLLVVSAATYEIVTASENAAQWLGRSVSELGSPTLEWSIAAETHGDPVRVELQGEPYDAVTHRLGEQVVIELEPAAGTPDLPTASVVGAIRSLGLVSSAEELRQAAAEEVKRISGFDRVMVYRFFDDGHGEVAGEASEPDMESYRGLHFPASDIPQQARSLYLTKLSRQIVSTEDTGTPLVSVDENVPPLDLSSGELRAVSPHHLQFMRNMGQASTVSFSLIEDDRLTGMITCAHRTERRMPILLRRALEVLATQLTLQLTALESIAQLRRDLTIREQRAAVLAGIPSSDDPLLTLVDGGAELRRLVGADGAVLALDGVSRSVGDVPTIDRSLLLSAVGIEPFHTSELQRTHPALAALMPGFAGLLVVPVGAHGVLLFFRHEVTQVIRWLGDQSPENRDTPLSPRRSFSEWRQSVEGTALAWGSIPEEARELGRDLARALDRGQEARLAQLALIDHLTGLHNRRSLEHRLGSAVAAEEGGVLLFLDLDGFKAINDRHGHETGDAVLRTVADRLTAGSRATDVISRLAGDEFVVLSVGVTPEDGERFAARLVQEIALPIDTARGPMTVTASCGVLPIEAGLTAKQLLDAADAAMYRAKKQGRNRVSL; from the coding sequence GTGAAGGAGCCGATCCGCACACCGGGCCGGATCCAGTCGTTCGGGATGTTGCTGGTCGTCAGCGCAGCGACGTACGAGATCGTGACCGCGAGCGAGAACGCGGCGCAGTGGCTCGGCCGTTCCGTGTCGGAGCTCGGCAGTCCCACCCTCGAGTGGAGCATCGCGGCGGAGACGCACGGGGATCCCGTCCGCGTCGAGCTGCAGGGCGAGCCGTACGACGCCGTCACGCACCGTCTCGGCGAGCAGGTCGTCATCGAGCTGGAGCCGGCCGCCGGCACCCCGGACCTGCCGACCGCGTCGGTCGTCGGCGCCATCCGCTCGCTGGGTCTGGTCTCGAGCGCCGAGGAGCTGCGCCAGGCGGCGGCCGAGGAGGTCAAGCGGATCAGCGGTTTCGACCGCGTCATGGTCTACCGCTTCTTCGACGACGGCCACGGCGAGGTCGCCGGCGAGGCGTCGGAGCCCGACATGGAGTCGTACCGCGGGCTGCACTTCCCGGCGTCCGACATCCCGCAGCAGGCCCGCTCGCTCTACCTGACGAAGCTGTCGCGCCAGATCGTGAGCACCGAGGACACCGGCACCCCGCTGGTCTCCGTCGACGAGAACGTGCCGCCGCTCGACCTCAGCAGCGGCGAGCTGCGCGCCGTCTCACCGCACCACCTGCAGTTCATGCGCAACATGGGCCAGGCTTCCACGGTGTCGTTCTCGCTGATCGAAGACGACAGGCTGACCGGCATGATCACCTGCGCACACCGGACCGAGCGGCGCATGCCCATCCTGCTCCGCCGCGCGCTGGAGGTGCTCGCCACCCAGCTGACCCTGCAGCTGACCGCGCTCGAGTCGATCGCTCAGCTGCGCCGTGACCTCACCATCCGAGAGCAGCGCGCGGCGGTGCTGGCGGGCATCCCGTCGTCCGACGACCCGCTGCTGACACTGGTCGACGGCGGCGCCGAACTCCGCCGGCTGGTCGGCGCCGATGGCGCGGTGCTGGCGCTGGATGGGGTGAGCCGCAGCGTGGGCGACGTCCCGACCATCGACCGCAGCCTGCTGCTCTCCGCCGTCGGGATCGAACCGTTCCACACGAGCGAACTGCAGCGCACCCACCCTGCATTGGCGGCCCTGATGCCCGGCTTCGCGGGGTTGCTCGTGGTGCCGGTCGGCGCGCACGGCGTCCTGCTGTTCTTCCGGCACGAGGTCACGCAGGTGATCCGCTGGCTCGGCGACCAGAGTCCCGAGAATCGCGACACCCCGCTCTCGCCGCGCCGCTCGTTCTCCGAGTGGCGGCAGAGCGTGGAGGGGACGGCGCTCGCGTGGGGGTCGATCCCCGAGGAGGCGCGTGAACTCGGGCGCGACCTGGCGCGGGCTCTCGATCGCGGCCAGGAGGCGCGTCTCGCCCAGCTGGCGCTGATCGACCACTTGACGGGCCTCCACAACCGGCGCTCGCTCGAGCACCGGCTGGGATCCGCGGTGGCGGCGGAGGAGGGGGGCGTGCTGCTGTTCCTCGACCTGGACGGCTTCAAGGCCATCAACGACCGACACGGCCACGAGACCGGGGATGCCGTGCTGCGGACGGTCGCCGACCGCCTCACCGCGGGCAGCCGTGCCACCGACGTGATCTCCCGCCTGGCGGGGGACGAGTTCGTGGTGCTCAGCGTCGGCGTGACGCCGGAGGACGGCGAGCGGTTCGCCGCGCGCTTGGTGCAGGAGATCGCACTGCCGATCGACACGGCGCGCGGCCCGATGACCGTGACGGCGTCATGCGGCGTCCTGCCCATCGAGGCCGGGCTGACGGCGAAGCAGCTGCTCGACGCGGCCGACGCGGCCATGTATCGGGCGAAGAAGCAGGGTCGCAACCGCGTGTCGCTCTGA
- a CDS encoding class I SAM-dependent methyltransferase translates to MPDPMHFDRHAELYDRARPPYPAALWERLAELGLLVAGARALDLGAGSGQATRGLVEAGMEVTAVEPGAALATRLAERLPDVRVIAATAEEADLPAASFALATIATAVHWFDLGVVLPKLHAALAPGGHLAVWRNAYGDASVPPTPFRERVQAIADRRDAPPRPGPDESQTAEWARLLEAGGYFRASHVEEFAWSIDLDEDGVRGLFTTFSDWSEAEAEEAAVAVRDLGGTVTDHYRTPLIVLERVG, encoded by the coding sequence ATGCCCGACCCGATGCATTTCGATCGGCACGCCGAGCTGTACGACCGCGCTCGGCCGCCGTATCCGGCTGCGCTGTGGGAGCGGCTCGCAGAGCTCGGGCTGCTGGTTGCCGGCGCGCGGGCGCTCGATCTGGGCGCCGGGAGCGGGCAGGCGACCCGCGGGTTGGTGGAGGCGGGGATGGAGGTGACCGCCGTCGAGCCGGGTGCGGCACTGGCGACGCGGCTCGCCGAACGACTCCCGGATGTGCGGGTGATCGCGGCGACGGCGGAGGAGGCGGACCTGCCCGCCGCATCCTTCGCTCTGGCGACGATCGCGACCGCGGTGCACTGGTTCGACCTCGGCGTGGTGCTGCCGAAGCTGCACGCCGCCCTGGCGCCCGGCGGCCACCTGGCGGTGTGGCGGAACGCTTACGGGGACGCATCCGTGCCGCCGACGCCGTTCCGTGAGCGGGTGCAGGCGATCGCCGACCGGCGGGACGCGCCGCCCCGGCCCGGTCCGGACGAGTCGCAGACGGCGGAGTGGGCCCGGCTGCTGGAGGCGGGCGGGTACTTCCGTGCGTCACACGTGGAAGAGTTCGCCTGGTCCATAGATCTGGACGAGGACGGGGTGCGCGGGCTGTTCACGACCTTCAGCGATTGGTCCGAGGCGGAGGCCGAGGAGGCCGCTGTCGCGGTCCGCGACCTCGGGGGGACCGTCACCGATCACTACCGGACACCCCTCATCGTCCTCGAGCGTGTCGGGTGA
- a CDS encoding RidA family protein: MSETPTPVDPPQLYRSPAFAQGMIVPPGPLLFVGGQNGVDAEGALLDGLAAQTEQALRNLLAVLEEAGSGPEQVAKLTIHLAPGIDPTDAYGATRAVWGDHRTAVTVLTVAPARPGALVEIDAVAAVPR; the protein is encoded by the coding sequence ATGTCCGAGACACCGACCCCCGTCGACCCGCCCCAGCTGTACCGCAGCCCGGCCTTCGCGCAGGGGATGATCGTCCCACCGGGTCCGCTGCTCTTCGTCGGCGGCCAGAACGGGGTGGATGCGGAGGGCGCCCTGCTCGACGGGCTCGCCGCACAGACGGAGCAGGCGCTCCGGAACCTCCTCGCCGTGCTCGAAGAGGCAGGCAGCGGGCCCGAGCAGGTCGCCAAGCTCACCATCCATTTGGCGCCCGGGATCGACCCGACCGACGCCTACGGGGCGACGCGGGCCGTGTGGGGCGACCACCGGACCGCGGTGACGGTGCTCACCGTCGCGCCTGCACGGCCGGGTGCGCTGGTGGAGATCGACGCGGTGGCGGCGGTTCCGCGCTAG
- a CDS encoding YrhK family protein, producing MSAERAIRLRREAWGFAIGSLFFLVGAVPYYQQAVGPVVAAVTFFVGALFFTAAAFIQLALSGRKPPRRGGERPDLFDWWAAAIQFAGTLFFNVSTTEALLTAVNDATRVGSGWRPDALGSICFLVASALAVVATVDRDRLWDPRARTWHGTWLNMLGSVLFALSAVGAYVIPSTGSLVSLFWANLGTFLGAACFLVAAVLSRRSIPVRRGRRGRAGSGAQRVESGVE from the coding sequence ATGTCGGCAGAACGTGCTATCCGACTCAGGCGGGAGGCCTGGGGGTTCGCGATCGGGTCGCTGTTCTTCCTGGTCGGCGCCGTCCCGTACTACCAGCAGGCGGTCGGCCCGGTGGTCGCCGCGGTCACGTTCTTCGTGGGCGCGCTGTTCTTCACGGCCGCCGCGTTCATCCAGCTAGCGCTGAGCGGACGCAAGCCGCCCCGGCGCGGCGGCGAACGTCCCGACCTGTTCGACTGGTGGGCGGCGGCCATCCAGTTCGCAGGCACCCTGTTCTTCAATGTGAGCACCACGGAGGCGCTGCTCACCGCGGTCAACGACGCGACGCGGGTGGGGAGCGGCTGGCGGCCGGACGCCCTCGGCTCGATCTGCTTCCTCGTGGCCAGCGCCCTCGCGGTCGTCGCGACGGTCGACCGCGACCGCCTGTGGGATCCTCGCGCGCGCACCTGGCACGGCACCTGGCTGAACATGCTCGGCTCCGTGCTGTTCGCCCTCTCCGCCGTCGGCGCTTACGTCATCCCGTCGACGGGGTCGCTCGTGAGCCTGTTCTGGGCGAATCTCGGCACGTTCCTCGGTGCTGCGTGCTTCCTCGTGGCCGCCGTGCTCAGCCGACGTTCAATCCCGGTGCGGCGGGGTCGCCGCGGCCGCGCCGGGTCAGGAGCGCAGCGCGTCGAGAGCGGCGTCGAATGA
- a CDS encoding YciI family protein: protein MSQFIILIQGDSDRWKAMSAEEWAEVDAAHQDFWQKAGDAVVASGELQGPETAVTVRRGDDGEPIAVDGPFTEAKEVVGGFYVIDVPDRDAAVALASGLAEARQDHAGVQVQPLVDHSAG from the coding sequence ATGAGCCAGTTCATCATTCTCATTCAGGGCGACTCGGACCGCTGGAAGGCGATGTCCGCCGAGGAGTGGGCGGAGGTCGATGCGGCGCATCAGGATTTCTGGCAGAAGGCCGGGGATGCGGTGGTCGCGTCCGGCGAGCTGCAAGGACCGGAAACCGCGGTGACCGTCCGTCGCGGTGACGACGGGGAGCCGATCGCGGTCGACGGCCCGTTCACCGAGGCGAAGGAGGTCGTCGGCGGCTTCTACGTCATCGACGTGCCCGACAGGGATGCGGCTGTCGCGCTTGCGTCCGGACTCGCCGAGGCCCGGCAGGATCACGCCGGGGTGCAGGTGCAGCCGCTGGTCGACCACAGCGCGGGCTGA
- a CDS encoding class II glutamine amidotransferase: protein MVKPSAGPTTFEEVVMCRWLAYSGEPLKPAVLILDAQHSLVAQSLNSPLGAETVNGDGFGFGWYPEDTSEGNIPALFHSIEPAWHDENLHELTNAIASPLFFGHVRAAAHPPIQQSNCHPFRYENWLFMHNGFLDGFTKMKRDLAFSVDSELFPLIQGTTDTETLFYVALTMGLMDDPVAGLGRALRFVEETGHKHGIQFPVQGTFAVSDGTRMWAFRYSSAQRSRSLFHSVAVPELREMFPDAARLEVFGDHAKVVVSEPLNDMPGAFVEVPENTVAVLDDDGYRHEPFLSEAA, encoded by the coding sequence ATGGTCAAGCCGTCCGCAGGGCCCACCACGTTCGAGGAGGTCGTCATGTGCCGCTGGCTTGCATACTCGGGGGAACCCCTGAAACCCGCCGTCCTCATCCTGGACGCGCAGCACTCGCTGGTCGCGCAGTCGCTCAACTCGCCGCTCGGCGCGGAGACCGTGAACGGCGACGGCTTCGGTTTCGGTTGGTACCCGGAGGACACGAGCGAGGGCAACATCCCGGCGCTGTTCCACAGCATCGAACCGGCGTGGCACGACGAGAACCTGCACGAGCTGACCAACGCCATCGCCAGCCCGCTGTTCTTCGGGCACGTGCGGGCTGCGGCGCATCCGCCCATCCAGCAGTCGAACTGCCACCCGTTCCGCTATGAGAACTGGCTGTTCATGCACAACGGATTCCTCGACGGCTTCACGAAGATGAAGCGCGACCTCGCCTTCTCGGTCGACTCCGAGCTGTTCCCGCTCATCCAGGGGACGACGGACACCGAGACCCTGTTCTACGTCGCCCTGACGATGGGGCTGATGGACGATCCGGTCGCCGGACTCGGGCGGGCCCTGCGATTCGTCGAGGAGACCGGGCACAAGCACGGCATCCAGTTCCCGGTGCAGGGCACCTTCGCGGTGTCCGACGGGACCAGGATGTGGGCGTTCCGCTACTCGTCCGCCCAGCGCAGCCGGTCACTGTTCCACTCGGTGGCCGTGCCCGAACTGCGCGAGATGTTCCCGGATGCCGCCCGGCTCGAGGTCTTCGGCGACCACGCCAAGGTGGTCGTCTCGGAGCCGCTCAACGACATGCCCGGCGCCTTCGTGGAAGTCCCCGAGAACACGGTGGCCGTGCTGGACGACGATGGGTACCGGCACGAGCCGTTCCTGAGTGAGGCGGCCTGA